From Coccinella septempunctata chromosome 4, icCocSept1.1, whole genome shotgun sequence, a single genomic window includes:
- the LOC123311883 gene encoding uncharacterized protein LOC123311883 encodes MAADHVGHLREFDPENSEWSIFKKRLQSYFVANQIEDENRKSAILLNILSEDAYRLLYNLCIPDEPESKTYKDLAERLTEYYKPSGSIFGARFKFYNARKSQNESPKEWAARLKSLAAPCQFELDEMKVLLRDIFIVAYNKGPVQDRLMEEKKTLTFEEAVEVASIKSVVQPTSSSSSFENFLKKETELHFSSSKRRQNPADKGRTHGFSAEGAAGTRTFSSQRGRIETESQQDSHSEKSPKCTVCGRRNHASGIVSLYKSSIWNSLCSG; translated from the exons ATGGCGGCGGATCACGTGGGACATTTACGTGAATTCGATCCCGAAAATTCAGAATGGTCGATTTTCAAGAAGAGATTACAATCTTATTTTGTGGCAAATCAAATTGAGGACGAAAATCGTAAAAGTGCTATACTTTTGAACATTCTGAGTGAAGATGCTTACAGATTATTATATAACCTGTGTATTCCGGATGAACCAGAATCAAAAACCTACAAGGACCTAGCCGAACGGCTCACCGAATACTACAAACCGAGTGGCAGTATTTTTGGTGCAAGATTTAAATTTTATAACGCAAGGAAATCTCAAAACGAATCACCCAAAGAATGGGCCGCACGATTAAAAAGTTTAGCTGCTCCATGTCAGTTCGAATTGGACGAAATGAAGGTGTTATTGAGGGACATATTCATTGTGGCTTATAATAAAGGTCCAGTGCAAGATAGGTTGATGGAGGAAAAGAAAACTCTAACTTTCGAAGAAGCGGTGGAAGTAGCTTCTATAAAATCAGTGGTTCAACCAACTTCTTCGAGTTCCAGTTTCGAAAATTTCCTGAAGAAAGAGACGGAAttacatttttcttcttctaaACGCAGACAGAATCCGGCAGACAAGGGACGCACGCATGGTTTTTCCGCTGAGGGCGCAGCAGGAACAAGAACATTTTCGTCACAGCGAGGCAGGATAGAGACGGAGTCACAGCAGGATTCTCACTCTGAAAAATCTCCAAAATGCACCGTCTGTGGTCGACGAAATCACGCATCA GGGATTGTTTCGTTATACAAGAGCTCCATTTGGAATAGCTTGTGTTCCGGCTAA